In Humulus lupulus chromosome 6, drHumLupu1.1, whole genome shotgun sequence, a single genomic region encodes these proteins:
- the LOC133782854 gene encoding 110 kDa U5 small nuclear ribonucleoprotein component CLO, with the protein MDDSLYDEFGNYIGPEIESDLESDRDDDEDLLDRPGEDAAASDGEDAAAASNGWLTASNDVDMDNQIVLAEDKKYYPTAEEVYGEDVETLVMDEDDQPLEQPIIKPVRNIKFEVGVKDSSTYVSTQFLVGLMSNPTLVRNVALVGHLQHGKTVFVDMLIEQTHHMSTFDSHSEKHMRYTDTRIDEQERRISIKAVPMTLVLEDSKSKSYLCNIMDTPGHVNFSDEMTAALRLADGAVLIVDAAEGVMVNTERAIRHAIQDRLPIVVVINKVDRLITELKLPPRDAYFKLRHTLEVINNLISSASSTAGDVQIIDPAAGNVCFASATAGWSFTLQSFAKLYVKLHGIPFDADKFASRLWGDFYYHPDLRAFKRKPPSGGERSFVQFVLEPLYKIYSQMIGEHKKSVEATLAELGVTLSNAAYKLNVRPLLRLACSSVFGSASGFTDMLVHHTPSPREAATRRVDHIYTGPKDSLIYKAMTECDPLGPLMVNVTKLYPKSDCSVFDAFGRVYSGTVQTGQTVRVLGEGYSPDDEEDMTVKEVTKLWVYQARDRIPIAEAPPGSWVLIEGVDASIMKTATLCSEYYDEDVYIFRPLQFNTLPVVKTATEPLNPSELPKMVEGLRKISKSYPLAITKVEESGEHTILGTGELYLDSIMKDLRELYSEVEVKVADPVVSFCETVVESSSMKCFAEAPNKKNKITMIAEPLERGLAEDIENSVVSLDWPRKDIGNFFQTRYEWDVLAARSIWAFGPDKQGPNILLDDTLSTEVDKGLLNAVKDSIVQGFQWGAREGPLCDEPIRNVKFKIVDAKIAPEPLHRGSGQIIPTARRVAYSSFLMATPRLMEPVYYVEIQTPIDCVSAIYTVLSRRRGHVTSDVPQPGTPSYIVKAFLPVIESFGFETDLRYHTQGQAFCVSAFDHWAIVPGDPLDKSIVLRPLEPAPIQHLAREFMVKTRRRKGMSEDVSINKFFDEAMMVELAQQAADLHLQMI; encoded by the exons ATGGATGATAGTCTTTATGATGAGTTTGGAAACTACATAGGACCCGAGATTGAATCTGACCTAGAGAGTGATAGGGATGATGATGAAGATCTTCTGGATAGGCCTGGCGAAGATGCAGCGGCATCAGATGGTGAAGATGCTGCTGCTGCTTCCAATGGGTGGTTAACTGCCTCCAATGATGTTGATATGGATAATCAAATTGTCCTTGCTGAGGACAAAAAATACTATCCTACTGCAGAAGAGGTTTACGGTGAAGATGTTGAGACATTGGTTATGGATGAAGATGACCAACCCCTTGAACAACCAATTATCAAACCTGTTAGGAATATCAAATTTGAAGTTGGGGTGAAGGATTCTTCAACTTATGTGTCAACACAATTCCTGGTTGGTCTAATGTCAAACCCCACTCTCGTACGAAATGTTGCACTTGTGGGGCATTTGCAGCATGGGAAGACTGTCTTCGTGGATATGTTGATTGAGCAAACTCACCATATGTCGACGTTTGATTCACATAGTGAGAAGCATATGAGATACACAGATACAAGGATTGATGAGCAAGAGAGAAGGATATCAATTAAAGCAGTTCCAATGACTCTTGTTCTTGAGGATAGCAAATCCAAATCGTACCTCTGTAATATCATGGATACTCCTGGTCATGTAAATTTCTCTGATGAAATGACTGCTGCCTTGAGACTTGCTGATGGTGCTGTCTTGATTGTGGATGCTGCAGAAGGAGTCATG GTAAATACAGAGAGGGCGATACGTCACGCAATCCAAGACCGCCTACCTATTGTAGTTGTAATTAAcaag GTTGACAGGTTGATTACAGAACTTAAACTGCCACCGAGGGATGCTTATTTTAAGTTAAGGCATACTCTAGAAGTAATCAATAACCTCATTTCTTCTGCCTCGTCTACTGCTGGTGATGTCCAAATCATTGATCCAGCTGCTGGAAATGTTTGCTTTGCTAGTGCTACTGCTGGATGGTCATTCACTTTACAATCTTTCGCTAAATTATATGTGAAACTCCATGGAATCCCTTTTGATGCTGATAAGTTTGCTTCTCGCCTTTGGGGAGATTTTTATTACCATCCAGATTTGAGGGCTTTCAAGAGAAAACCTCCAAGTGGAGGAGAAAGATCTTTTGTCCAGTTTGTTCTCGAACCCCTTTACAAGATATACAGCCAGATGATTGGAGAGCATAAAAAGAGTGTCGAGGCAACTCTTGCAGAGCTTGGTGTCACCCTTAGCAATGCAGCTTACAAATTGAATGTTAGACCTTTGCTGAGGCTAGCATGTAGCTCAGTTTTTGGTTCAGCCTCAGGTTTCACTGACATGCTGGTCCATCATACTCCATCACCCAGGGAAGCTGCAACTAGGAGGGTTGATCATATATACACTGGGCCTAAAGATTCTTTAATTTATAAGGCCATGACAGAGTGTGATCCTCTTGGTCCTTTAATGGTCAATGTGACAAAACTATATCCCAAGTCCGACTGTAGTGTATTTGATGCTTTTGGTAGGGTTTATAGTGGCACGGTTCAGACTGGACAGACTGTTCGTGTATTGGGTGAAGGCTATTCACCAGATGACGAAGAAGACATGACCGTTAAAGAAGTCACAAAATTATGGGTTTATCAAGCTCGAGATAGGATACCCATAGCTGAGGCTCCTCCTGGTTCTTGGGTTCTCATTGAAGGAGTGGATGCTTCAATCATGAAAACTGCCACTCTCTGTAGTGAGTATTACGACGAAGATGTATACATCTTCCGACCTTTGCAATTTAATACCCTTCCGGTAGTGAAAACGGCTACTGAGCCATTGAACCCTAGTGAATTGCCAAAGATGGTTGAGGGTCTTCGAAAAATCAGCAAGAGCTATCCTCTTGCCATTACTAAAGTTGAGGAATCTGGAGAGCACACAATTTTGGGTACAGGCGAACTGTACTTGGATTCTATTATGAAGGATCTAAGAGAACTCTATTCTGAAGTTGAAGTCAAG GTGGCAGATCCTGTTGTATCATTCTGTGAAACAGTGGTGGAATCTTCGTCTATGAAATGTTTTGCTGAAGCACCCAACAAAAAGAACAAAATAACCATG ATTGCAGAGCCACTGGAGAGGGGACTTGCAGAGGACATTGAGAATAGTGTTGTTAGCCTTGATTGGCCTCGGAAGGATATTGGTAACTTTTTTCAGACAAGATATGAATGGGATGTGCTTGCTGCACGGTCCATTTGGGCATTTGGTCCTGATAAgcag GGGCCTAACATCCTATTGGATGACACACTTTCAACTGAAGTCGACAAGGGCTTGCTAAATGCGGTCAAGGATTCCATTGTCCAAGG ATTTCAGTGGGGCGCTCGAGAAGGACCTCTCTGTGACGAGCCGATTAGAAATGTAAAGTTCAAGATTGTTGATGCAAAAATTGCCCCTGAGCCATTGCATCGGGGATCTGGTCAGATCATTCCCACAGCTCGACGTGTTGCTTATTCATCTTTTCTTATGGCAACCCCGCGACTTATGGAGCCTGTATATTATGTGGAG ATTCAAACACCAATTGACTGTGTCTCtgcaatttacacggttttatctCGGAGACGTGGACATGTTACATCTGATGTTCCTCAACCAGGGACCCCATCTTATATTGTCAAG GCATTTTTACCTGTGATAGAATCATTTGGTTTTGAGACGGACTTAAGATATCATACACAAGGACAAGCATTCTGTGTATCAGCTTTTGATCACTGGGCTATAGTTCCTGGGGATCCCCTTGACAAGAGTATTGTCCTGCGGCCACTTGAACCTGCTCCTATCCAGCACCTTGCTCGTGAATTTATGGTAAAGACAAGGCGTCGAAAG GGAATGAGCGAGGACGTAAGCATCAACAAATTCTTCGACGAGGCGATGATGGTGGAACTGGCTCAGCAGGCAGCTGATCTCCACCTGCAAATGATTTGA